TGCGGCCAGGACATCCGCACCCCCGTCCACAATCACCCGGGCCCGCTCAAAGATCGCATGCCACATCGATCGGGTCAGGCGACCCGTATTGGTGTTTTGCCGGCTGGGGTGATAGGACGCCAGCAGCCGCGGACCCGAGGGAAGCGCCGTCTCGACGGCATGGCCAAAGCGCGGTCGATCGGCAGGCCGAAAGCGATCCCACCAACCCGATGCTTTGAGATAGCCGTCGTGGGCCATGCTGCCCAACGTGAGGACGAGTGAGAGCGGCGGGAGCAACTCCAGCTCTTTCGCCAGGTAGTCGCGGCAGTTCGTCAGCTCTTCAGGAGTCGGTTTATTGTCAGGCGGTGCACACCGGGCCACCGCTGTGATCCAGCACGCCGAGAGACCGAGCCCGTCGTCGCGTCCGGTCGAGGTGGCCTGGTTCGCGAAACCAAATCGATGGAGCGCCTCGTAGAGCCAGTCGCCGCTCGAATCACCGGTAAACATTCGGCCAGTGCGATTGGCGCCGTGCGCGGCCGGAGCCAAGCCGACGATGAGGAGTTTTGCGTCGGGATCGCCAAACCCCGGCACCGGCCTGCCCCAATAGTCCTGGTGCCGGAACCTGGCCACCTTGGTCTCGGCAACGAGGGTGCAGTACTTCCGGAGCCGGGAACACCGGTTGCATCGCACGATCGAATGATCGAGCTTGTCGAGGCGGGAACGAGACATGATAAGATGCTAGAACGGCCAGGGACCTCGGGTCAACCAACCCCGGCACGGCCCACGACACCTCCGGAGGCACTGTGAAGCAGATTCTCGCAATGCTGATCCCGATACTTGCGCTGACCATTCCGATCGTCGCCATTGCATCCAACGCCTGGCTCAAGGGACTCAAGCTCAAGGCCGACGCGGCCCGCGAAGGTCTGGGTGGGGGCGCGGATCATCGTCTGGCAGCTCTGGAAGACGAGGTGGCACACCTCCGCAGCGAACTGGTGGAAGCGCAGGAGCGAATCGACTTCACGGAGCGGCTCCTGGCTCGGCGCAGCGACGAGGCTGCGCAACTCAACCGCCCTTCGAACTGAGTCTCCCGGCCGGGACGCTCCCGGCCCGAGGCAAACCGGACCTTAGACCGACGCGGCCTCGCGAATGCCGCGGTCGACGTCGATCCGCGACAGCAGAATCGCACCGACCACGAAAAAGACGAGAACCAGCGCCACCCCGGCCCGGCGCGACCCGAATCCGTCAGCCACAAAGCCAAATCCCACGCCGAGTATGCTGCCGAAGCGGGCAAACATGCCCCAGAAGCCAAACATCTGGGCCGAACGCTCCTTGGGCGACAACAATCCGACGACGGTGCGGCTCGAGGCCTGCGTTGCCCCGATACCGGCACCAGCAAAGAGCCCCAGGCCATAAAACAGTTTCTTGGGCTCGACGCCAAGCACGCTGCTCAGCGTGGCCAGGAAGTAGATCCCGAGCACTCCAACGATCCACCAGAACAGGGTCAGCATCACCGTCCGCTTCGGACCGAGCACGCCCTCGAGCATGCCGAAGCCGACGGCGCCGGCCACCGCCGACAACTGTAGGAAGAGAAAGAGCACGACAAATTCGCCACCAGTCAGTCCGATTTCCTCGCGCGCATAGATGCCGACGAACTTGACGATGGCATCGAGGCCTGCCATGTAGACCATGAAGGCAATCAGGAAGCGGAACAGCACCTGATACTGTCGGGCGACGGCAAAGGTGCTGCGCAGCTCGGCCAACCCTGCGCGCACCAGCTGCATCGTAGAGGCATGTTCGAAACCGGGGGCCGGCTTGGAGCGGTTGCGCAGCAGGAGAAAGGTCGGCAGCGCAGCGACCACGAAGAAGATGGCGGTCGCTACCATCGCGACCTGGTTCTGGCTGACGTACCGGGCAGGGTCGGACACGGGGTCCGCCGTGATGATCACCTGCGATGCCAGCACCACGCTGGCGAGGCCGCCGAAGTATCCGATACCCCAACCGAGGCCGGAGATCTTGCCCATGTTGTCGCGGGTGGCAATCTCCGGCAGAAAACTCGCGCAGAACGCCTCGCTCAGCATGAAGCCGGTATTCCCGATCACGATGAGACCGATGGCCAGCCAGATGTTGCCCGGCTGGGCCAGGTACAGGGCCGCCGTGCCTAGAGCGCAGATGAGGCAACTGGCCACGAGCCAGGCCTTCTTGCGGCCGCTCTTGTCGATGATGGCTCCGGTCAGCGGCGACAGCAGAATGGCCGAGACCATCGACAGCAGAATGGCAACCGACCAGTACGAATCGCGCGCGGTGGAATCAGGCGGGACGATGTACGAGACGAAGAAGGCACTGTAAACGGCCGTGATGACGACGGTGGTG
This region of Gemmatimonadales bacterium genomic DNA includes:
- a CDS encoding uracil-DNA glycosylase; its protein translation is MSRSRLDKLDHSIVRCNRCSRLRKYCTLVAETKVARFRHQDYWGRPVPGFGDPDAKLLIVGLAPAAHGANRTGRMFTGDSSGDWLYEALHRFGFANQATSTGRDDGLGLSACWITAVARCAPPDNKPTPEELTNCRDYLAKELELLPPLSLVLTLGSMAHDGYLKASGWWDRFRPADRPRFGHAVETALPSGPRLLASYHPSRQNTNTGRLTRSMWHAIFERARVIVDGGADVLAAARGRRPGR
- a CDS encoding MFS transporter — its product is MTVPLHEAPSDVLVESPPVTRREIFGWAMFDFANSSYTTVVITAVYSAFFVSYIVPPDSTARDSYWSVAILLSMVSAILLSPLTGAIIDKSGRKKAWLVASCLICALGTAALYLAQPGNIWLAIGLIVIGNTGFMLSEAFCASFLPEIATRDNMGKISGLGWGIGYFGGLASVVLASQVIITADPVSDPARYVSQNQVAMVATAIFFVVAALPTFLLLRNRSKPAPGFEHASTMQLVRAGLAELRSTFAVARQYQVLFRFLIAFMVYMAGLDAIVKFVGIYAREEIGLTGGEFVVLFLFLQLSAVAGAVGFGMLEGVLGPKRTVMLTLFWWIVGVLGIYFLATLSSVLGVEPKKLFYGLGLFAGAGIGATQASSRTVVGLLSPKERSAQMFGFWGMFARFGSILGVGFGFVADGFGSRRAGVALVLVFFVVGAILLSRIDVDRGIREAASV